The sequence below is a genomic window from Candidatus Omnitrophota bacterium.
ACGACGCATGGCGTTCGGTCGTGGGTCGTGCGTCATGCGTCCTCGGTCGCCTTTGGGATATGGGTGCCGCGAAGCTCTTTCAGCGAATTCAACCGATGCCGATGCATATAGTGTTCGATGCCGCGCACCACGCCGATGGCGGCGCGCGGATTGGCGAAATTGGCGGTCCCGACGGCGACGGCCGAAGCTCCGGCGAGAAGATACTCGATGGCGTCTTCGGCGCGCGCAATCCCACCCAAGCCGATGATCGGCACGCGGATGGAAGCCGCAGTATACCACACGCGATACAGGCTCAGGGGGCGAATCGCCGGCCCGCTCAACCCGCCCGTCAGGGTGCTCAGGCGGGAGCGCCGTGTTGCCGGATCAAGGCTCATGCCGACGTACGTGTTGCTGAGGGTCAGCGCATCCGCGCCGGCGGCTTCGGCGGCCTGGGCGATGGGCCGCAGATCCGTCACATCAGGGCTGAGTTTGGCGATGATCGGTTTCTTCGTGGCCTGGCGAGCGGCGTGAACGAATTGCGCCGACAATTGCGCGTCCTGCGCCACCATCGCCACCCACTGGCGGTCCTCTGTGTGCTGTGTGCTGTGTGCTGTGTGCCGATGGTGAACATTGGGACACGACAGATTCAGTTCGATGGCGTCGACCCCGTCTGCGCGATCGAGCTGGCGCGTCAATTCGGCGGCCTCCTCGGGCGACTCGCCGAGGATGCTAACAATCAGCGGCACGTCGATGGCGCGCAGCGGCGGGAGTTTCTCCTCGAGGAACGCGGCCAGCCCGA
It includes:
- a CDS encoding dihydroorotate dehydrogenase, whose translation is MPIPPLRVTIGTLVLPNPVLAAAGTFGYGVEFARAAQLARLGGLITKTLTRLPREGHPPPRLVETPSGMLNAVGLQNIGLAAFLEEKLPPLRAIDVPLIVSILGESPEEAAELTRQLDRADGVDAIELNLSCPNVHHRHTAHSTQHTEDRQWVAMVAQDAQLSAQFVHAARQATKKPIIAKLSPDVTDLRPIAQAAEAAGADALTLSNTYVGMSLDPATRRSRLSTLTGGLSGPAIRPLSLYRVWYTAASIRVPIIGLGGIARAEDAIEYLLAGASAVAVGTANFANPRAAIGVVRGIEHYMHRHRLNSLKELRGTHIPKATEDA